CAGGCCGAGATGATGCCCTCGGGGGTGCCGCCGATGCCCATCAGCAGGTCGACGCCGGTGCCCTCCCGGGCAGCCATGATCGAGCCGGCCACATCGCCGTCGGTGATGAACTTGATCCGGGCGCCGGTCTCCCGGATCTCCTTGACGATGCCGTCGTGGCGCGGGCGATCGAGCACGACGACGGTGACGTCCTCGGGGGAGGAGTTCTTCGCCTTCGCGACCCGGCGGATGTTCACCGAGACGGGCGCGTTGATGTCGACGAAGTCGGCGGCCTCGGGGCCGGTGACCAGCTTGTCCATGTAGAAGACCGCGGACGGGTCGAACATGGTGCCGCGGTCGGCGGCGGCCAGCACGGCGATCGCGTTCGGCATGCCCTTGGCGTTCAGGGTCGTACCGTCGATCGGGTCCACGGCGATGTCGACCTCGGCGCCGGTACCGTCACCGACGCGCTCGCCGTTGAACAGCATGGGGGCTTCGTCCTTCTCGCCCTCGCCGATGACGACGACGCCGTTCATCGAGACGGTGGAGACGAGGGTCCGCATGGCCTTCACGGCGGCGCCGTCGGCGCCGATCTTGTCGCCGCGGCCGACCCAGCGCCCCGCCGCCATGGCGGCGGCCTCCGTGACGCGGACCAACTCCAGGGCGAGGTTACGGTCGGGGGCCTCCGGAGAGACCTCGAGCTGAGACGGCAGATGATGATGCTCGGACATCGGAGCGCACCTTTCTGTACGGCGACGACCGGAAGAGGGTGCTGTGACTCTATCGCCAGGTCGACAAAATGAGCAGACCGGGTCACGTATGAGCGGGCTGCCCCGGATTCGGGCCGACCGGGCCCAATGCGACGATGGACCCGTGGCTAGCAAGCGAGGCAAGCAGACGGTGCGGGACATGTTCCTGTCGATGGCGGTGATCTCCGCTGCGGCAGGGGTCGTTTACATCTTCGTTCCGCACGACGAGAACGCCAACCCGGTCAAGGCCGTCGACTACCGGGTGGAGCTCCTGACGGCGCGGCGCGCGGCGCCGTATCCGGTGGCCGCCCCGGACGGGCTGGCCAAGGAGTGGAAGCCGACCTCGGTCAGTTACGACCGCAAGGCGGGCGACAGCTGGCACCTGGGGTTCCTGGACCCGGAGGGAAAGTACGTCGCGGTGGAGCAGTCCACGTCCCCGTCGAAGAAGTACGTGACCGAGGTCAGCCAGGACGCCAGGGACACCGGGCGTACGCGGCAGGTCGCGGGCGAGGCCTGGCAGCACTGGAAGGGCGACAAGTACGACGCCCTCGTGCGCCAGGACAAGGGTGCGACCACGGTGGTCACGGGTTCCGCCTCGCCGGACCGGCTGGCGGAGATGGCGGCCGCGCTCAAGTCGTCCTGAGCCGTCGGGCGCGATGTGCACGCAAGGCCCTGGAGCGGCGTTTGCTGCTCCAGGGCCTTCTGCGTGCGTGCGGCGACGATCAGACGGTCGTGATGACCTCGTCGTAGGCGAGGCGCGGCAGGCGGGGGAACCAGGCGTCCTCGCCCGGCTTGCCGATGTTGACGACCATCAGCACCTTGTGGTCGCCGTCCAGGAACTCCTTCTCGATGCCCGCGGCGTCGTAGCCGGTCATCGGGCCCGCGGCGAGGCCGGCGGCGCGGACGCCGATGATGAAGTACGCGGCCTGCAGTGCACCGTTGAGCGTGGCGGACGACTCGCGGGCCGGGCGCTCGGAGAAGACCACGTCCTTGGCCTGCGGGAAGACCGGGAACAGGGCCGGGAGCTCCTCGTGGAACTCGTTGTCGGCGACCAGGATGGCGACCAGCGGGGCGGTCGAGGTCTTGGGCTGGTTGCCCTCGGACATGTGCTTGACGAGGCGCGCCCGGGCGTCGTCGGAGCGGACGAGGACGACACGCAGCGGCGACTGGTTGAACGCGGTGGGGCCGTACTTGACCAGGTCGTAGATCGCCTGGACCTGCTCATCGGTCACCGGCTCGTCGGTGAAGGTGTTGGCGGTGCGGGCCTCACGGAAGAGGAGATCCTGGGCGGCGGGGTCAAGAGCGAGGGACATCGTGCGTTCTGCCTTTCGGACGTGCATGGGGGGATCGAGCAACGCCGCCACGCTACGAGAGAGGTAGGTTAACTTTCAACTAAAACTGCAGCGGAGTGATCCGTTTCACAGCGTGGGCCGTCTCAGCCGTTGTCGGCCGTCGTGGCGCCGCCGCTCTCCTGAGGGGCGGACGACTGGGGAGCGGCAGGCCCCGCCAGAGCCGCGTCCAGGCGGGCGCGTGCGCCCTCCAGCCAGTGCCGGCAGACCTTCGCCAGCTCCTCGCCCCGCTCCCACAGCGCGAGGGACTCCTCCAGCGTCGTACCGCCCGCCTCCAGGCGGCGCACCACCTCGATCAGCTCGTCACGGGCCTGCTCGTATCCGAGCGTGCCCGCGGCGCCAGCCGTCGTGGTCCCGTCGTCCGTCATGCGCCCCACCCTACGTTCCGGCCCACCAGGAGCCTTTCTGCCTCGTACCGAACCTTCGCCCGCCTGCTCGCTCGCCCGCGCATGCTCATTCGCTCACCCGCACCGCGAACTCGCCCCCCGAGACCCGCGCCCGCAGTACATCGCCAGGCGCCCCCGCGTCCGCGGGAGCCCGCACCACATGGCCGTCCGCCCGTTGCAGCACCGCATATCCGCGC
This sequence is a window from Streptomyces sp. NBC_01217. Protein-coding genes within it:
- a CDS encoding exodeoxyribonuclease VII small subunit, which encodes MTDDGTTTAGAAGTLGYEQARDELIEVVRRLEAGGTTLEESLALWERGEELAKVCRHWLEGARARLDAALAGPAAPQSSAPQESGGATTADNG
- a CDS encoding malonic semialdehyde reductase is translated as MSLALDPAAQDLLFREARTANTFTDEPVTDEQVQAIYDLVKYGPTAFNQSPLRVVLVRSDDARARLVKHMSEGNQPKTSTAPLVAILVADNEFHEELPALFPVFPQAKDVVFSERPARESSATLNGALQAAYFIIGVRAAGLAAGPMTGYDAAGIEKEFLDGDHKVLMVVNIGKPGEDAWFPRLPRLAYDEVITTV
- a CDS encoding DUF4245 domain-containing protein, which codes for MASKRGKQTVRDMFLSMAVISAAAGVVYIFVPHDENANPVKAVDYRVELLTARRAAPYPVAAPDGLAKEWKPTSVSYDRKAGDSWHLGFLDPEGKYVAVEQSTSPSKKYVTEVSQDARDTGRTRQVAGEAWQHWKGDKYDALVRQDKGATTVVTGSASPDRLAEMAAALKSS
- the glpX gene encoding class II fructose-bisphosphatase is translated as MSEHHHLPSQLEVSPEAPDRNLALELVRVTEAAAMAAGRWVGRGDKIGADGAAVKAMRTLVSTVSMNGVVVIGEGEKDEAPMLFNGERVGDGTGAEVDIAVDPIDGTTLNAKGMPNAIAVLAAADRGTMFDPSAVFYMDKLVTGPEAADFVDINAPVSVNIRRVAKAKNSSPEDVTVVVLDRPRHDGIVKEIRETGARIKFITDGDVAGSIMAAREGTGVDLLMGIGGTPEGIISACAIKCLGGVIQGKLWPKDEAERQRALDAGHDLDRVLSTDDLVSGDNVFFVATGITDGELMRGVRYRSETATTESIVMRSKSGTIRKIDSTHRLSKLRAYSAIDFDRAK